One part of the Panthera leo isolate Ple1 chromosome D4, P.leo_Ple1_pat1.1, whole genome shotgun sequence genome encodes these proteins:
- the LOC122205270 gene encoding notch-regulated ankyrin repeat-containing protein, protein MSQAELSTCSAPQTQRIFQEAVRKGNTQELQSLLQNMTNCEFNVNSFGPEGQTALHQSVIDGNLELVKLLVKFGADIRLANRDGWSALHIAAFGGHQDIVLYLITKAKYAGSGR, encoded by the coding sequence ATGAGCCAGGCCGAGCTGTCCACCTGCTCGGCGCCGCAGACGCAGCGCATCTTCCAGGAGGCCGTGCGCAAGGGCAACACGCAGGAGCTGCAGTCGCTGCTGCAGAACATGACCAACTGCGAGTTCAACGTGAACTCGTTCGGGCCTGAGGGCCAGACGGCGCTGCACCAGTCGGTCATCGACGGCAACCTGGAGCTCGTGAAGCTGCTGGTCAAGTTCGGCGCCGACATCCGCCTGGCCAACCGCGACGGCTGGAGCGCGCTGCACATCGCCGCGTTCGGCGGCCACCAGGACATCGTGCTCTATCTCATCACCAAGGCCAAGTACGCGGGCAGCGGCCGGTGA
- the TOR4A gene encoding torsin-4A: MDSGQPSLEAAGPGVPRPSVIAPLRAVVRLRRRVCLLRKRRPQPPGSGSASAPGAPHADPDQPRFFTFDGPEPPSRTPRKRRRRSRVVLYPETSRKYRPHAERRSRAQRCLLLLVAIVGFQVLNAIENLDDNAQRYDLDGLEKALQRAVFGQPAAVGRIVALLRDYLATHVHSRPLLLALHGPSGVGKSHVGRLLARHFRAVLEDGALVLQYHARHHCPKARAAQDCREELARLVAGVAERAEAEEKTPLVVLDEAELLPLALLDELHGFLQPQRAHHFHNAIYVLLSSAGGAEITRFVLQNASRALSPRPDGARGAHGDWDAVAAVRAEEELRAGLRALLVREHPLWQAAAIVPLLLLDKRAVVSCFWDEMAGEGFFPEQARAELLAAQLKYYRVAGREFAVTGCKQVVATVNLL, from the coding sequence ATGGACAGCGGCCAGCCCAGTCTGGAGGCCGCGGGCCCCGGCGTCCCCCGCCCGAGCGTGATCGCGCCGCTGCGCGCAGTGGTCCGTCTGCGCCGCCGCGTGTGCCTCCTGCGCAAGCGGCGCCCCCAGCCGCCCGGCTCGGGGTCGGCTTCCGCGCCCGGGGCGCCGCACGCTGACCCGGACCAGCCCCGGTTCTTCACCTTCGACGGCCCGGAGCCGCCGTCCAGGACGCCGCGCAAGAGGCGCCGACGCAGCCGTGTGGTGCTCTACCCGGAGACCTCGCGCAAGTACCGGCCTCACGCGGAGCGCCGCAGCCGCGCGCAGCGCTGCCTCCTGCTGCTCGTGGCCATCGTGGGCTTCCAGGTGCTCAACGCCATCGAGAACCTGGACGATAACGCGCAGCGCTACGACCTCGACGGGCTGGAGAAGGCGCTGCAGCGCGCCGTGTTCGGGCAGCCGGCCGCCGTGGGGCGCATCGTGGCGCTGCTGCGGGACTACCTGGCCACGCACGTGCACAGCCGCCCGCTGCTTCTGGCGCTGCACGGGCCCAGCGGCGTGGGAAAGAGCCACGTGGGTCGCCTGCTGGCACGCCACTTCCGCGCGGTGCTTGAGGACGGCGCGCTCGTGCTGCAGTACCACGCGCGGCACCACTGCCCCAAGGCGCGCGCTGCGCAGGACTGCCGTGAGGAGCTGGCCCGGCTGGTGGCCGGCGTGGCGGAGCGGGCCGAAGCGGAGGAGAAGACCCCGCTCGTGGTGCTGGATGAGGCCGAGCTCCTGCCCCTGGCGCTGCTGGACGAGCTGCACGGCTTCCTGCAGCCGCAGCGCGCCCACCACTTCCACAACGCCATCTACGTGCTCCTCAGCAGCGCGGGCGGCGCGGAAATCACGCGCTTCGTGCTGCAGAACGCGTCCCGCGCGCTGTCCCCGCGCCCCGACGGCGCCCGCGGTGCTCACGGCGACTGGGATGCGGTGGCCGCCGTGCGGGCCGAGGAGGAGCTGCGCGCCGGCCTGCGGGCGCTCCTGGTCCGCGAGCACCCGCTGTGGCAGGCCGCGGCCATCGTGCCCTTGCTGCTGCTGGACAAGAGGGCCGTGGTCAGCTGCTTCTGGGACGAGATGGCCGGGGAGGGCTTCTTCCCGGAGCAGGCCCGGGCAGAGCTCCTGGCCGCGCAGCTCAAGTACTACCGCGTGGCTGGCCGCGAGTTCGCCGTCACTGGCTGCAAGCAGGTGGTGGCCACGGTGAACCTCTTGTAG